The Polaribacter sp. HaHaR_3_91 genomic sequence AATTCTGCCTTAGAAGAAGGTATCTTTTTAGCTGGTTTTTGTAAAAGTGTAAAAATAGTACATCGTTCAGAAAACTTTTCTGCATCTGAAACCTATGTAGAGAAATTGGCAAGTATCGATAATATTTCTACGTATATGAATAAAACATCTTTAGAATTTATTTCTGATGAAAAAGAATTATTTAAAGCATTAAAAGTAAAAGACAATGATACAAACGAAGAGTCTTTATTAGAAGCAGATGGTGTCTTTATTTTTATCGGATTAATACCAAACACACAATCTTTTAAAGGAATTGTAGCTTTAGACAAAAGAGGTTTTATACAAACTACAGCATTGGCACAAACTTCTGTTGATGGAATTTTTGCTGCTGGAGATTGTAGAGAAGGCGCAATTGCACAAGTAGCAGCAGCAACTGGTGAAGGCGTTTTAGCTAGTTACGGAATTAGAAGTTTTTTAAAATAAGATGATTAAATTATTTGGCACAGAAAGATGCCATAAAACTCAATATTATAAAACATTTTTAGAAACGCGTAATTTAGATTACGCGTTTTTAGATATAGAAAAGTCTGCAGAAAATGCAGAGGAATTACGTAACTTGTATGAAAATAGAAAACTAAATTTTCCTACAATTACGATTAACAATAAAAAGTTAAGAAATCCTTCTGATAAAGACCTTCTAAAATGGATAGATACAATATGATGAACCTAAACATAAAAGACACTTTTACGGCAGAATTACCTTCGGATGTTAACTTGGAAAACTCAAGAAGACAAGTAGAAAATGCTGCTTTTTCTTATACAAATCCAAAGAAAACTGCAAAACCAGAAGTATTACACGTTTCACAAGAAATGGTTACTGAATTAGGTATTTCTGAAGAAGATGTAAAATCAGAGTTTTTTAAAAATATTGTAACCGGTAACGAAATTTATCCAAATACAAGACCGTATGCTATGTGTTATGCAGGACATCAATTTGGTAATTGGGCAGGACAATTAGGCGACGGAAGAGCTATTAATTTGTTTGAAGTTGAACACAATACTAAAAACTGGAAAGTACAATTAAAAGGAGCTGGCGAAACGCCGTATTCTAGAACTGCAGATGGTTTGGCGGTTTTACGTTCATCCGTTAGAGAATATTTGTGTGCCGAGGCAATGTTTCATTTAAACGTGCCAACCACAAGATCTTTGTCTTTAAGTTTGTCTGGCGATTCAGTAATGCGAGATGTTTTATATGATGGAAATCCGGCTTATGAAAAAGGTGCCATTGTTTCTAGAATTTCTCCTTCGTTTTTACGTTTTGGTAGTTTCGAAATTTTTGCTGCTAGAAAAGACCTTAAAAACTTAAAAAGTTTAATGGATTATACCATTAAACATCATTTTGCGCATTTAGGAAAACCATCTAAAGAAAGTTATATTCAGTTTTTTAAGGAAGTTTCAGAACGTACTTTAGCCATGATTATTCATTGGCAACGTGTTGGTTTTGTACACGGAGTAATGAATACTGATAACATGTCGATTCTTGGTTTAACCATAGATTTTGGACCTTATGGTTGGCTAGAAGGCTTCGATTTTGGCTGGACTCCGAACACAACCGACAGTCAGCATAAACGATATAGATACGGAAATCAACCAAATATTGGTTTGTGGAATTTGTATCAACTAGCAAATGCTTTATATCCAATAATTGAAGAAGTAGACCCTTTAAATGCTATTTTAGAGCAATATAAAATCGATTTTGAAATACAATCTTTACAGATGATGAAATCGAAGTTAGGCTTGGTTTCTTCGGATGAAGACGATTTAAAATTGATACAAGAATTAGAAGATAATTTACAATTGGTAGAAACAGACATGACTATTTTCTTTAGAAATTTAAGTAATTTTACGGAGGAAAAATCAGGTTTCAAATTGGTAGAAAATGCTTTTTACGATTTAGAAAACATTTCTAAAGAAGTAGAGAACAGATGGAATACTTGGTTTAAAAAATATGCGGATAGACTTGCTATAGAACGAATTTCATCCGAAGAAAGAAAAGAACAAATGGATTTGGTAAATCCTAAATATGTGCTTAGAAATTATATGTCTCAACTAGCAATTGATGAAGCAGATAACGGAAATTACGCTTTAATTGATGAATTATTTCAACTCTTGAAAAATCCATACGCAGAACAACCAGAGAACGAAAAATGGTTTGCAAAAAGACCAGAATGGGCAAGAAATAAAGTAGGTTGTTCTATGTTATCTTGTAGTTCATAAAAAAATTATCTAATAAAAGGCCCTTCAGTTTTCTAAAACCTGAAGGATCTAAAAAAATTAAAAAAATGCAATTAGGATTAGGAACAGCCGCTTTAGGAAGACCACAATACATTAATGTTCGTACAGAAAACTGTGACAACTCCAACTTAGCGGAATTTAGAAAACAAAGTTTTAACGTTTTAGAAAAAGCATATAATTTAGGAATTCGTTATTTTGATACTGCTCCTGGTTATGGTTTGGCAGAAGAATTAGTCTTAGAATGGGTTCAGACTAAAAACGACAACACTATTGAAATTACCACAAAATGGGGGTATACCTACACCGCAAATTTTGATGCTAACGCTACGGTGCATGAAGTAAAAGAACATAGTTTGTCTAAATTAAATGAGCAATGGAATTTCTCTAAACAGCTGCTGCCCTATTTAAAAGTGTACCAAATTCATTCTGCAACTTTAGAAACAGGTGTTTTAGAAAATGTAGAAGTTTTAAAACAATTGGCTTTCTTAAAAAAGGAACACAACCTAAAAATAGGATTGACCACAACGGGAACCAACCAAGTTGAAGTAATAAAAAAAGCGTTAGAAGTTTTAGTTGATGGAGAACCCGTTTTTGATTTATTTCAGGTTACCTATAATTTTTTAGATCAAAGTTTAATAGAAATTTCAGGGGAATTAGTTCGTCAAAATAAATCGATTGTAATTAAAGAAGCTTTGGCAAATGGAAGAGTTTTTAAGAATGAAAGCTATCCTCATTATGCTAAAATGTATACTACTTTGGAAAACTTAGCTAAAAAACATACCGTTGGTGTAGATGCTATTTCTCTAAAATATTGCGAGCAAACAATTCCAGGAAGTATTGTTTTAAGTGGGGCAAGTTCTATTGATCAATTGAAACAGAATTTAGAAATGAATTCTTTCACCTTATCTGCTGATGAAATTGAAACTTTAAATTCTTTAAAAGTTTCTCCTGATGCATACTGGACAGAAAGAAAGCAATTACAATGGAATTAACCAAAATTGCTTTTGGTGGTGGTTGTCATTGGTGTACAGAAGCCGTTTTTCAAACTCTAATTGGTGTAGAAAAAGTGGAACAAGGTTGGGTTGCATCAACAGAAACAAATAATAGTTTTTCAGAGGCAGTAATCGTTCATTTTAATACTGATAAAATCAATTTAAAAACATTGATTGAAATTCATTTATTAACGCATAAAAGCACAAGTAATCATTCTATGAGAACGAAATATCGTTCTGCTATTTATTATTTTTCTAGTCAACAAAAAGAAGATAGCTTAAAAATAATTGAAGAATTACAAGTCAATTTTAAAGATAGAATTATTACAAAAGCATTAACATTTAAAGAGTTTAAACCGAATACAGAAGAATTTCAGAATTATTATCAATCAAATCCTGATAAACCTTTTTGTCAAAATTACATCAACCCTAAATTGATATTTTTATTACAACAATTCTCGGAAAAGATAGACAAACGTAAAGTTGCTCACCTTATTCCGACTACCTAAAAAACAAAAAAAATGAATACCGTTAGATTAGAAATTGAAAATAAAAAAGGCTTAAAATTACAAGCCTATTTAGAATTACCTGCAAATGAAAAACCGAATCAATTTGCCATTTTTGCACATTGTTTTTCTTGTAATAGTAATTTTAATGCTGTAAAAAACATCAGTCGTTCTTTATCTAATCACGGTTTTGGGGTTTTACGTTTCGATTTTACAGGTTTAGGAAGAAGTGAAGGTGAATTTGCAGAAAGTCATTTTTCTGCCAACGTAGAAGATTTATTAGCGGTTAATGCTTTTTTAGAAAAAAACTACAAAGCACCGTCATTATTAGTTGGTCATTCTTTAGGAGGAGCTGCAGTTATTGTTGCAGCATCAAAATTAGAAAACATAAAAGCGGTTGCCACTGTTGGCGCCCCTGCAACTGTTGGACATGTAACTCACTTATTTTCTCATGGAACAGCAGAAATTCCAGAAAAAGGAGATATAGAAGTAAAAATTGGAGGTCGTCCTTTTAAAATAAACCAAGATTTTGTAAACGATTTTAGTAAAACAGATTTACCTAAAATTATTAAAAATTTACGCAAACCAATCTTGGTAATGCACGCTCCTTTTGATACCGTGGTTGGTATAGAAAATGCTGAGAAAATTTATCACAATGCAATGCATCCAAAAAGTTTTGTAAGTTTAGATGGTGCAGATCATTTATTATCAAAATCAAAAGATAGCATTTATGTTGGTAATATGATTGGTACTTGGGTAGAACGTTATTTTGAGTCTGAAGAGAACAATATGATTTCTACCGAAGGTGAACAGTTGGTTGGACATTTAAACTTATTAGAAGACAATTTTACAACTTCTATTCAGACTAAAAAACATGCTTTTATTGCTGATGAACCTGCAAATATTGGTGGTGATGATTTTGGTCCTTCTCCCTATGATTTTTTAAGTGCAGGTTTGGCTGCTTGTACTGTAATGACTTTAAAAATGTATGCAGAGCGTAAAAAGTGGGATTTACAAGAAGTCTTTGTATATATTACCTATTCTAAAAAACATAGTGACGATTTAGAGATTGCTGTAGATAAACCAACTCGTTTTGATCATTTAAAGAAGAAATTAAAGTTTGTTGGCAATCTAGACGAAAAACAAACGCAACGTTTAAAAGAAATTGCAGCAAAATGTCCTGTTCACAAAACGTTACAAAGTGACATTATTATAGAAACAGAAATCGTCTAATTTAAACGCTTAGAACATCAATCTTACTTAAATACAGAAAAAACTTTTTTTAAATCAGGTTTATTAAAACATGAAATCGTTCAGTTTTAGCAAAAGAGTCAAAAATTTATGATATTAGGACAATTTGAATAAAATTAGCAAGTTACATTTGCATAACTAAAATTGTCAGTTATAGTGTCTAAAAAAATAAAGAATAAAAAATATCGATTTTTAAGAAGATTCTTACGAGTTTTTTTAGGACTAATCATTCTTGTTAGTTTTTTAATACTTTTTATTAGAAGCCCTTGGGGACAAAGTGTTATTGTTGATAAGGCAGTAAACTATGTTACCGATAAAACAAACACTAAAATTACTGTAGACAAGCTATTTTTAACCTTTAAAGGTGGTTTGCAATTAGAAGGCTTGTATGTGGAAGACACCAAAGGAGACACGTTGGTATACTCTAAATCGTTAGAAGCAAACCTACCTCTTTGGGGAATGATTAAAGGAGGTGCCGTTGGTGTAGACAATTTAGAATGGAATGGTTTACGTGCCAATATTATAAGAAAAGACAGTCTTTCTGGGTATAACTTTCAGTTTTTAATAGATGCATTTGCATCAGAAGAACCAACTCCTGTTGTTGAAGAAACAACCTCTGAGCCAGTAGATATTATTCTTGGAAATATTGATTTATCAAATATTAATGTTGTTTTTAAAGATGATGTAATAGGAATTGACAGTCATTTTAAAATTGGAAATCTAACTGCCAATATGGATAAAGTTGATTTGCAAAAAATGATTTTTAATGCTGATGAAATTTCTCTTTCTGATACAAATATTAAACTTATTCAAAAGCCTGTAATTTCAAATACGCCAACTACAGAAAGTATTTTACCCACTTTATCTGTAAATAAGCTTTCTCTTAAAAAGGTTGAAGCTTATTTTGAAAACCCACAAGATCAATTAATTGCTGATGTAAGGGTTGCTGATTTTTATACAGAAATCCCTGAAATTAATTTATCTACAAACAAAATAAATCTTACCACACTTCAACTTAAAAGTTCTGATGTTCTCTTAAAAACAATTTCAACAAATACTGCAACCGTTAAAGAAACATCAAACAGTGATATCGCATTTAACTGGCCAGATTTTGAAGTACAAGTAAATGATATCAATTTAGAAAACAATAAGATTCAGTATTTTGTAAATAATGAAAAAGTGGTTCAAAATGTGTTCAATCCGAATGCACTTGTTTTAGAAGATGTAACCTTAAAAGCATCTGATATTTTATTAAAAGACCAAAAAGCAAATTTGAAATTAAGTGCTTTAAATTTTAAAGAAAAATCTGGATTTAGATTGAGGGAACTCGCACTAAATGCGGAAATAACAGATACAGAATTAAAAGTTTCAGACCTTAAAATCTCATTCAAAAAAAGTATGATTGCTGGTTTTGCAAATGCGAATTATAAATCACTTTCTCAATTCATTTCATCACCAGAAAACACAAAAATTAACATAGGCATTCCGTCATTCTCACTCTTTTTAGATGAACTTTTTACGTTTCAACCGAGTTTAAAACAAAATGAATATGTAACCAAATTAAGTAAAAAAGAACTTTTTGGTGAAGTAAATATAAATGGAGTTTTAGCTGATTTAAATATTGCCAACACCAACCTTAATTGGGGTAATTACACTAAAATATCTTTAGATGGAAACATCAAAAACAGTACAAACCCAGATAAGTTACAACTAAACATTCCTAATTTTGAAGCAAAGACAAAACGAAATGATCTTTTACAAATTGTAGACGAAAAAGCATTAGGGATTCATTTGCCGGAAGATATTTTAATAACGAGTAATGCAAAAGGTACTTTAAGCAACATCGTTACAAATACTAAAATAAATACATCACAAGGTATTGCAACAATTAAAGGAAACTTTAAAAACGAAGCAAAAATTAGCTACAATACGGATATAAAAATTGAAAACTATAATGTTGGTACCCTTTTAATGAATCCTAATTTTGGTGAATTAAGTGTTCAATTAAAATCGGAAGGAAGCGGTAAAAGTATTCAGGATTTAGATGCCACGCTACAAACTACCATTTCTAAATTTCAGTTAGAAAAGTATGAAATAAGAGACTTACAAATAGAAGGAGATTTTAAAAATAGTATCGGAAAAATTACCTCAACATATAAAGATAAAAATGTAAACTTAGATTTATTAGCTAATGTAGCGTTAGACTCTATAAACACCAAAGCAACTGTTAATTTAAATCTAATTGGTGCAGATTTAGAAGCACTTAGTATTATGCAGCGTAAGGTAAAAACGGGTATGGAACTTTCTTTAAACTTTAAAGGAAACCCTAAAAAATACACTTTAAAAAGTAACATAAAAAATGGTGTAGCCGTCTATAATAACAGAACGTTTTTAGTAGGAGACTTTGCTGTTAATGCCTTTGTAGATAAAGACACAACGGCTGTTTCTATCAAAAATAAAATGATTGATTTAAATTTAGAATCAAACACAGATCCACAAACTTTTAGTAACGCTTTGCAACGTCATGTTGCTAGTTATTTTTATAGAGATGTTACGGTTTCCGACACCGTTAAAAGTCCAGTAAATTTAAAATTAAAAGCTAAAATTTCTCAAACGCCACTTTTAAGAGATGTCTTCTTGGTTAATTTAAAAGATTTAGACACTATAAATATTGATGTCGATTTTAAAGAGAAGAAACGAAAACTAACTGCCAATATTACGGCTCCTCACATTAATTTTAGCGATAATGAATTAGACAGTTTATCTTTTTCTATGCTTACAGATAATGAAGATTTCAATTTTAATTTAGGTTTTAAAGAAATTAAAGCAGGACCTTTAAATGTACCAAAAACTGTTATTACAGGAATTCAACAAAACAACGAATTGTCCCTTAATTTTTTAGGTTTCTATGACGGAGAGAAATTAATGAATGTAAACTCAAAAATTACTGGAAACAGCGATAAATTAAAGTTTACCATAGATCAAGATAGTTTGTTATTGAATAGTAATAAATGGAAAATTCCGAAAACAAATGCCGTTGTATTTGAAAATAATAAACTCACATTCTCTGATTTTAAAATCAGTAAAAACAATCAATCTATAGAAATTACAGATAAAATATCCCGTATAGCAGGAGATCACATCGGCTTAAATTATAAAAATTTTGAAATAAATGAAGTTTTTAATTATTTAAGTCCAGAAAAAGAGATTGCAGCAGGAACTTTAAATGGTGATTTTATTTTAGAGCAACCTTTTGGTGATACAGGTATTATTGCAAATTTAAGTATTAATGAATTACAAGTATTAAAAACAGCTTTTGGTACCTTAAGTTTAGATGCCAAATCTTTAGAAAATGGTAAATATGATTTTAATGCTAGCTTAAAAGAAGGGGCCATAGACTTAGATTTAAAAGGAGATTATTTTGTAGATAATAATGATGCTAACTTAAATTTAGATTTACTCATTAACAACTTTAAAATGCAAGCTTTAAACACACTGTCTTTGGGGGAAATTAAAGAAACTTCTGGTAGTCTCTCAGGAAATTTTAAAGTAACAGGCACAACATCAGATCCAAAATATAAAGGGAACTTAGATTTTACAAATGCAGCTTTTAAAGTGACCAAACTAAACGCAAAATTTAACTTACAGAACGAAACTTTAAGTGTAGATAACAGCGGTTTATCTCTCTCTAACTTCACCATTTTAGATGGCGAAAAAAATGCTTTAGTTGTTTCAGGAACCGTTAAAACCAAGAGTTTTATAAATCCTACCTTTAATTTAGACATTAAAGCCAATAAATTTAGAGTGCTAAACGCTACAAAAGAAGACAATGAATCGCTTTACGGAAAAGTCTCTTTTAATGTAGATGCAAAACTAACTGGAAATTTACAGGTTCCTAAATTAAATGCAAAATTAGTGGTGGGTTCAGACACAGATGTTACCTATGTGTTACCTTCTAGTTATGCAAATATAGAAGAAAGAGAAGGAGTTGTTGCTTTTGTTAATAGAGAAAATCCGGATGCAATTTTAACTCAAAATGAAGAACAAATTGCTATAATTACAGGCTTTGATTTAAAAGCGCTCTTAAAAATTGATAAAGAAGCTGCCGTAAAAGTTATCATAGATAAAGAAACTGGCGACAATTTTAAGATTTCTGGTGATGGTGATTTTGTTTTATTAATGGATCCTAATGGTCGTTTAACTTTAACAGGTGCTTATGAAGTTGCTAGCGGACATTACGAACTTAACTTATACAATGTTGTAGATAGAAAATTTGTTTTAGTTCCTGGAAGTAGAATTTCTTGGGCAGGAGACCCGTTAGATGCTAAATTAGACATCCGTACAAGTTACACCTTAAAAACCTCTGCCTCTACCTTAATGGCTTCTCAAATTTCAGGAGAAGATTCAGCAACCAAAAATAAATACAAA encodes the following:
- a CDS encoding aldo/keto reductase, producing MQLGLGTAALGRPQYINVRTENCDNSNLAEFRKQSFNVLEKAYNLGIRYFDTAPGYGLAEELVLEWVQTKNDNTIEITTKWGYTYTANFDANATVHEVKEHSLSKLNEQWNFSKQLLPYLKVYQIHSATLETGVLENVEVLKQLAFLKKEHNLKIGLTTTGTNQVEVIKKALEVLVDGEPVFDLFQVTYNFLDQSLIEISGELVRQNKSIVIKEALANGRVFKNESYPHYAKMYTTLENLAKKHTVGVDAISLKYCEQTIPGSIVLSGASSIDQLKQNLEMNSFTLSADEIETLNSLKVSPDAYWTERKQLQWN
- a CDS encoding translocation/assembly module TamB domain-containing protein — encoded protein: MSKKIKNKKYRFLRRFLRVFLGLIILVSFLILFIRSPWGQSVIVDKAVNYVTDKTNTKITVDKLFLTFKGGLQLEGLYVEDTKGDTLVYSKSLEANLPLWGMIKGGAVGVDNLEWNGLRANIIRKDSLSGYNFQFLIDAFASEEPTPVVEETTSEPVDIILGNIDLSNINVVFKDDVIGIDSHFKIGNLTANMDKVDLQKMIFNADEISLSDTNIKLIQKPVISNTPTTESILPTLSVNKLSLKKVEAYFENPQDQLIADVRVADFYTEIPEINLSTNKINLTTLQLKSSDVLLKTISTNTATVKETSNSDIAFNWPDFEVQVNDINLENNKIQYFVNNEKVVQNVFNPNALVLEDVTLKASDILLKDQKANLKLSALNFKEKSGFRLRELALNAEITDTELKVSDLKISFKKSMIAGFANANYKSLSQFISSPENTKINIGIPSFSLFLDELFTFQPSLKQNEYVTKLSKKELFGEVNINGVLADLNIANTNLNWGNYTKISLDGNIKNSTNPDKLQLNIPNFEAKTKRNDLLQIVDEKALGIHLPEDILITSNAKGTLSNIVTNTKINTSQGIATIKGNFKNEAKISYNTDIKIENYNVGTLLMNPNFGELSVQLKSEGSGKSIQDLDATLQTTISKFQLEKYEIRDLQIEGDFKNSIGKITSTYKDKNVNLDLLANVALDSINTKATVNLNLIGADLEALSIMQRKVKTGMELSLNFKGNPKKYTLKSNIKNGVAVYNNRTFLVGDFAVNAFVDKDTTAVSIKNKMIDLNLESNTDPQTFSNALQRHVASYFYRDVTVSDTVKSPVNLKLKAKISQTPLLRDVFLVNLKDLDTINIDVDFKEKKRKLTANITAPHINFSDNELDSLSFSMLTDNEDFNFNLGFKEIKAGPLNVPKTVITGIQQNNELSLNFLGFYDGEKLMNVNSKITGNSDKLKFTIDQDSLLLNSNKWKIPKTNAVVFENNKLTFSDFKISKNNQSIEITDKISRIAGDHIGLNYKNFEINEVFNYLSPEKEIAAGTLNGDFILEQPFGDTGIIANLSINELQVLKTAFGTLSLDAKSLENGKYDFNASLKEGAIDLDLKGDYFVDNNDANLNLDLLINNFKMQALNTLSLGEIKETSGSLSGNFKVTGTTSDPKYKGNLDFTNAAFKVTKLNAKFNLQNETLSVDNSGLSLSNFTILDGEKNALVVSGTVKTKSFINPTFNLDIKANKFRVLNATKEDNESLYGKVSFNVDAKLTGNLQVPKLNAKLVVGSDTDVTYVLPSSYANIEEREGVVAFVNRENPDAILTQNEEQIAIITGFDLKALLKIDKEAAVKVIIDKETGDNFKISGDGDFVLLMDPNGRLTLTGAYEVASGHYELNLYNVVDRKFVLVPGSRISWAGDPLDAKLDIRTSYTLKTSASTLMASQISGEDSATKNKYKQVLPFNVYLNIDGELLQPKISFNLDMPEDQQGAISGQVYERVQQVNQQEDELNRQVFSLLVLNRFYPDAGSDGSSGGFATIAKNNLNDAVSGQLNSFSDKILGGSGIELDFGLNSFTDYQGDAPTDRTQLDVAAQKKLFNDRLTVRVGSEVDIQGSSSTEEKSPLIGNVSLEYKITEDGRYRVRGFRKSEFENVIDGQTIVSGIALIFTKEFNEFHQLWDSILSANKDSETTKETDDLKTTNKTKNSENKK
- a CDS encoding bifunctional alpha/beta hydrolase/OsmC family protein yields the protein MNTVRLEIENKKGLKLQAYLELPANEKPNQFAIFAHCFSCNSNFNAVKNISRSLSNHGFGVLRFDFTGLGRSEGEFAESHFSANVEDLLAVNAFLEKNYKAPSLLVGHSLGGAAVIVAASKLENIKAVATVGAPATVGHVTHLFSHGTAEIPEKGDIEVKIGGRPFKINQDFVNDFSKTDLPKIIKNLRKPILVMHAPFDTVVGIENAEKIYHNAMHPKSFVSLDGADHLLSKSKDSIYVGNMIGTWVERYFESEENNMISTEGEQLVGHLNLLEDNFTTSIQTKKHAFIADEPANIGGDDFGPSPYDFLSAGLAACTVMTLKMYAERKKWDLQEVFVYITYSKKHSDDLEIAVDKPTRFDHLKKKLKFVGNLDEKQTQRLKEIAAKCPVHKTLQSDIIIETEIV
- a CDS encoding peptide-methionine (S)-S-oxide reductase; protein product: MELTKIAFGGGCHWCTEAVFQTLIGVEKVEQGWVASTETNNSFSEAVIVHFNTDKINLKTLIEIHLLTHKSTSNHSMRTKYRSAIYYFSSQQKEDSLKIIEELQVNFKDRIITKALTFKEFKPNTEEFQNYYQSNPDKPFCQNYINPKLIFLLQQFSEKIDKRKVAHLIPTT
- a CDS encoding YdiU family protein codes for the protein MNLNIKDTFTAELPSDVNLENSRRQVENAAFSYTNPKKTAKPEVLHVSQEMVTELGISEEDVKSEFFKNIVTGNEIYPNTRPYAMCYAGHQFGNWAGQLGDGRAINLFEVEHNTKNWKVQLKGAGETPYSRTADGLAVLRSSVREYLCAEAMFHLNVPTTRSLSLSLSGDSVMRDVLYDGNPAYEKGAIVSRISPSFLRFGSFEIFAARKDLKNLKSLMDYTIKHHFAHLGKPSKESYIQFFKEVSERTLAMIIHWQRVGFVHGVMNTDNMSILGLTIDFGPYGWLEGFDFGWTPNTTDSQHKRYRYGNQPNIGLWNLYQLANALYPIIEEVDPLNAILEQYKIDFEIQSLQMMKSKLGLVSSDEDDLKLIQELEDNLQLVETDMTIFFRNLSNFTEEKSGFKLVENAFYDLENISKEVENRWNTWFKKYADRLAIERISSEERKEQMDLVNPKYVLRNYMSQLAIDEADNGNYALIDELFQLLKNPYAEQPENEKWFAKRPEWARNKVGCSMLSCSS
- a CDS encoding glutaredoxin domain-containing protein — its product is MIKLFGTERCHKTQYYKTFLETRNLDYAFLDIEKSAENAEELRNLYENRKLNFPTITINNKKLRNPSDKDLLKWIDTI